TCGGATATGGGAGCGGTAGAGTGAAGCGGATGAACGGCGCTGTATTTTTTTTATTGTTTTTCGCAATATCGCTTTTTGCCGAAAGCGAAGGCGAACGTCTCTTTAAATCGAATAACCCGGCGGCCGCCATTCCGCTGCTCGAGCGGGAGCTTTCGTCGGGAACGCTGTCGAGCGCGGCGTATAATTATCTCGGGCTTTCGTATTATCAAACGGGGCAGTACGATAAATCGGTCGCGGTATTTGAAAAGGGACTTTCCGTACCGGGTACCGATAAAAAAGTGCTCGCATACAATGCGGGAAATTCCGCTTTTGCCGCGGGAAATTATGCGAAAGCCGACGAGTGTTATTCGCTCGCTCTTGCAGCATCTCCCGATTTTGTAAAAGCGCTTTTAAACCGCGCGAACGCGAGACTCAATCAGATGCGTCTTCGGGATGCGCTCGGCGATTATGAAACTTATATCGCTCGAGTGCCCGGTGATCCGCAGCGTGCGGAAATAGAGCGCGTCATTGCGCTGCTTCGAGCCGAACTTGCCAGAAAGGAAGAAGAAGCGAGAGCTGCCGCGGCTCTCGAGCAGGCGATGAAAGCGGAGGAAGCGCGTATGCGTGCGGAACAGGAGAGGATTGCCGCCGATAAGGCCAGGCGTGAAGCCGAAGCGAAGGCGGCCGAAGAAGCGCGCAAAAAAAAGCTGCTCGAAGACGTAGCGAATTCGCTTCGAGCGACAAATACGGAAAATATGTCGGGCGGAGCGGAAGATACGCTCGACTATGAATCGGAACCGGAACTCGATTAATATTGTTGCGAGTGCGGTATATTTTCAGCAAAGGAAAGGGATATGGCTAAGACAAAGACTCCTGAAAAAGCGGCAAGCGCTAAAACGGCGAAAAAGGCGCCGGCGGAAAAAAAGGTAAAGTCCGCCGTCAAAAAAACGGCCGAAAAACCGGCTGCAAAAAAAGCCGTTTCAAAAACCGCGGAAAAAGCGGTTGAAAAAAAGAAAAGCGTAAAAACTGCGGAAAAAGCGGTTGCAAGAAAAGCCGATGTGAAAACGGCGGCGAAAGCGGGCGTAAAAAAAGCCGATACAAAAACGGCTGTAAAAAACGCACCGAAACCGGCTGTTAAAAAAAATGCCGTAAAGGCTTCCGGAAAATCTGCGGTAAAGACGGCCGTAAAAACGCAGCGTGTAAAGACGGGCGGCGAAAGCGCGCGTTCGAAGTCCGCCGCAGAAAAAACTGCAGCGGAAAAATCTCTCATAAGTGAAAAAACACTTTCCGCAAAAATAACCGAAAGTATCGATGCGGTGAAAGTTCCCGCTTCAAAACCTCTCTTTTCGGATGTAAGCACGGCTTCATCGTATACGGACGAACAAAAGCCGGTTTCCGAAAAAATATCGTTTACGGATTTTTCCGGAGGAAGCAAGCCGGTAAGTCGATCCGTTTCCGAAAACGAATCCGAAAAAAAATTGAATAAAAAAATCGTTATCGCAATTGTCTGTGCGGCAGTCATCATCGCCCTTATCGCGGTTTTTTTTTAAATAAATCCGGTTTACCGGGTTCGACCTCGAACGTCCGGAGCGATACGCTCTCTTCCGTTCAGCTCTACATGGACGCAGGCGACTACGACCGCGCGCTGGATCTGCTCGAAAAGCTGCTTAAAAAAAATCCCGGTGATGCCGAAGCTCAGCGGCTGCTCGACGAACTGCGTACATTGAAGGATTCAAAATCCGGCGACGGGGCGGTGCAGGACGAGCTTTCACGAAGTACGGCGGAAGCCCGGCGGGCGCAAAAAGAACTCGAAGAATTGATTGCGCGCGGATCAAATTCCACGTCCCCGCAGAATGCGGCTCCCGGTTCCGTGCAGCGGGCAGGAGAGCGTACTTCATCGGCAGAGACTTCGTCCGACAAAATTGCGGCGCAGCAAAAATTGCGAGATGC
This Treponema socranskii subsp. buccale DNA region includes the following protein-coding sequences:
- a CDS encoding tetratricopeptide repeat protein; amino-acid sequence: MNGAVFFLLFFAISLFAESEGERLFKSNNPAAAIPLLERELSSGTLSSAAYNYLGLSYYQTGQYDKSVAVFEKGLSVPGTDKKVLAYNAGNSAFAAGNYAKADECYSLALAASPDFVKALLNRANARLNQMRLRDALGDYETYIARVPGDPQRAEIERVIALLRAELARKEEEARAAAALEQAMKAEEARMRAEQERIAADKARREAEAKAAEEARKKKLLEDVANSLRATNTENMSGGAEDTLDYESEPELD